From Cetobacterium somerae ATCC BAA-474, the proteins below share one genomic window:
- a CDS encoding glycosyltransferase family 4 protein codes for MKILLDGRLISDKPTGISRYSRELVKIYQNYYGYENIEVIINEDLKEKPFEYIKTELKPFNIIDFFKFHKFLERIDAEVYHSLYYSNSFFKDEKKKYVTTIHDLMYKLVPEFFSKNKLINFLGIKYYDVIVKKSLKNSDIVISVSKTTEEDVKKIYEHDSIVIPEGINIVSVKDKEIESLKSLKFFLYVGNSRPNKNLKFLADTFLISNTEYKLVLVGNNNNLRINDSRIKSLGFVSDQELSWLYKNCEAFIFPSLYEGFGLPVLEAIEKGSKVYCSTGGSLKEFSEKLVKKFNPYSGDELKYLLENTDKINFNKKNQLEELKKYSWRNIEILTHKELFVKFYNKK; via the coding sequence GTGAAAATATTATTAGATGGAAGATTAATATCAGATAAACCAACTGGAATTTCAAGATATTCGAGAGAATTAGTAAAAATTTATCAAAATTATTATGGTTATGAAAATATAGAAGTTATTATAAATGAAGATTTAAAAGAAAAACCTTTTGAATATATAAAGACAGAACTCAAACCTTTTAATATAATTGATTTTTTTAAGTTTCATAAATTTTTAGAAAGAATAGATGCTGAAGTATACCATAGTTTATACTATAGTAATAGTTTTTTTAAAGATGAAAAAAAAAAATATGTAACAACGATTCACGATTTAATGTATAAATTAGTTCCAGAATTTTTTTCAAAGAATAAACTTATAAACTTTTTGGGTATTAAATATTATGATGTTATTGTAAAAAAGTCTTTAAAAAACTCAGATATAGTCATATCGGTTTCTAAAACAACTGAAGAAGATGTGAAAAAAATATATGAACATGATTCTATAGTTATCCCAGAAGGAATAAATATTGTATCTGTGAAAGATAAAGAAATTGAAAGTTTGAAAAGTTTAAAGTTTTTTTTATATGTTGGAAATTCAAGACCTAATAAAAATTTAAAATTTTTAGCAGATACATTTTTAATTTCTAATACAGAATATAAATTAGTTTTAGTAGGTAATAATAATAATTTACGAATTAATGACTCTAGAATAAAAAGTTTAGGTTTTGTTTCTGATCAAGAATTAAGTTGGTTATATAAAAATTGTGAAGCTTTTATTTTTCCATCTTTATATGAGGGATTTGGATTGCCAGTGTTGGAAGCTATAGAAAAAGGAAGCAAAGTTTATTGTTCAACAGGTGGATCTTTAAAAGAATTTTCAGAAAAACTAGTAAAAAAGTTTAATCCATATAGTGGAGATGAACTCAAATATCTTTTAGAAAATACAGATAAAATAAATTTTAATAAAAAAAATCAATTAGAAGAGCTAAAAAAATATAGTTGGAGAAATATAGAGATATTAACTCACAAAGAGTTATTTGTAAAATTTTATAATAAAAAATAA